A single window of Streptomyces griseoviridis DNA harbors:
- a CDS encoding ATP-binding protein: MTDHVDGAVITAGFDVPVQPLRRAAHYTGEPGCIAEARSFASHFVEQLRTEWCATIDPRVQGEVLLVVSELVTNADRHSNGPYILELEGTDAAVVVSVYDSSEALPRRFPKDPERIGRHGLEIVHALAGRVTVERIPVGKRVVAVVRLDAV; the protein is encoded by the coding sequence ATGACCGATCACGTGGACGGGGCAGTGATAACCGCTGGTTTCGACGTGCCCGTGCAACCGCTGCGGCGAGCGGCGCACTACACCGGCGAGCCGGGATGCATCGCCGAGGCACGCTCCTTCGCTTCGCACTTCGTGGAGCAGCTCAGGACCGAGTGGTGCGCCACCATCGACCCCCGCGTCCAGGGCGAGGTGCTCCTCGTCGTCAGCGAGCTGGTCACCAACGCGGACCGGCACAGCAACGGTCCGTACATCCTGGAGCTGGAGGGCACCGACGCGGCCGTCGTCGTGAGTGTCTACGACAGCAGCGAGGCGCTGCCCCGCCGCTTCCCGAAGGACCCGGAGCGGATCGGGCGGCACGGTCTCGAGATCGTGCACGCGCTGGCCGGCCGGGTCACCGTCGAACGCATCCCCGTGGGCAAGCGCGTGGTCGCCGTGGTGCGCCTCGACGCCGTCTGA
- a CDS encoding NADP-dependent oxidoreductase, with product MRKVSFAEYGGPDVLRCADAEEPHAGPGQVRVAVRAAGVNPVDWRIREGQFRATRPLALPAGVGIDAAGVVDEVGEGVEGVEAGDRVFGEGLSTYAEFAVLTAWARMPEGLTFEEAAGYPSVVETALRVLREVGVRAGQTLLVSGASGGVGSSVLQIARDRGVTVIGTGSAANQEYLRGLGALATTYGEGWVERVRRLGEVDAALDLAGSGVIRELVALTGDPRRVISIADLTAPEFGVHFSGTAGSVPDALAEAADLIARGRLHIPVEKAYPLAEAAAAHIDSRAGHTRGRRVLIV from the coding sequence ATGAGAAAAGTGAGCTTCGCCGAGTACGGCGGTCCCGACGTCCTGCGCTGCGCCGACGCCGAGGAACCCCACGCGGGACCTGGCCAGGTGCGGGTCGCCGTGCGGGCGGCGGGCGTGAACCCCGTCGACTGGCGCATCCGCGAGGGCCAGTTCCGCGCGACCCGTCCGCTCGCGCTGCCCGCCGGGGTCGGGATCGACGCCGCCGGGGTGGTGGACGAGGTCGGCGAGGGGGTCGAAGGCGTCGAGGCCGGCGACCGGGTGTTCGGCGAGGGCTTGAGCACCTATGCCGAGTTCGCCGTGCTGACGGCCTGGGCCAGGATGCCCGAGGGGCTGACCTTCGAGGAGGCGGCCGGGTACCCCTCCGTGGTGGAGACCGCGCTGCGCGTCCTCCGCGAGGTCGGCGTGCGGGCCGGGCAGACACTGCTGGTCAGCGGCGCCTCGGGGGGTGTCGGGTCGTCGGTGCTGCAGATCGCCCGGGACCGCGGCGTCACCGTCATCGGCACCGGCTCGGCCGCGAACCAGGAGTATCTGCGCGGCCTCGGCGCCCTCGCCACGACCTACGGCGAAGGGTGGGTGGAGCGGGTGCGGCGGCTCGGCGAGGTCGACGCGGCACTCGATCTGGCCGGCTCGGGCGTGATCCGCGAGCTGGTCGCGCTGACCGGCGATCCGCGGCGGGTGATCTCGATCGCCGATCTCACCGCGCCGGAGTTCGGCGTCCACTTCTCCGGGACGGCCGGGAGCGTGCCGGACGCGCTCGCGGAGGCGGCCGACCTGATCGCGCGCGGCCGGCTCCACATCCCGGTCGAGAAGGCGTACCCGCTCGCCGAGGCCGCGGCGGCACACATCGACAGCCGGGCGGGGCACACCCGCGGCCGCCGGGTCCTGATCGTCTGA
- a CDS encoding zinc-binding alcohol dehydrogenase family protein — protein MRAWSIPSPGPVEAGSLRWGGKPVPVPGAGELLVRVRTCGVCRTDLHVTEGDLPVHRAGVTPGHEVVGEVVGAGPAADGFTVGDRVGVAWLRSTDGTCRYCARGAENLCPASRYTGWDADGGYAEYTTVPAAFAHRLPPGLDDVAAAPLLCAGIIGYRALRRASLPPGGRLGLYGFGGSAHLCAQVALAQGATVHVLTRGAAARRLARDLGAASARDAYAMPPEPLDSAILFAPVGDLVPVALRALDRGGVLAIAGIHLSDIPGLRYESELFYEREIRSVTSNTRADAREFLELAVRHGVRATTHAYPLSRADRALGDLKAGRFDGAAVLVNDVS, from the coding sequence ATGCGCGCGTGGTCGATCCCGTCCCCCGGTCCCGTCGAGGCGGGCTCGCTGCGCTGGGGCGGCAAGCCGGTGCCGGTGCCGGGGGCCGGCGAACTGCTGGTGCGGGTGAGGACCTGCGGGGTGTGCAGGACCGACCTGCATGTCACGGAGGGCGACCTGCCGGTGCACCGGGCCGGGGTGACCCCGGGGCACGAGGTGGTCGGCGAGGTCGTCGGGGCGGGCCCCGCCGCCGACGGGTTCACGGTGGGCGACCGGGTCGGTGTGGCCTGGCTGCGGAGCACCGACGGGACGTGCCGGTACTGCGCGCGCGGCGCCGAGAACCTCTGCCCGGCCTCGCGGTACACCGGCTGGGACGCCGACGGCGGCTACGCCGAGTACACGACCGTGCCCGCCGCGTTCGCCCACCGGCTGCCGCCGGGACTCGACGACGTGGCGGCGGCGCCGCTGCTCTGCGCCGGGATCATCGGCTACCGCGCGCTGCGCCGGGCGTCCCTGCCGCCGGGCGGGCGCCTCGGCCTGTACGGGTTCGGCGGCAGCGCCCATCTGTGCGCCCAGGTCGCGCTCGCGCAGGGCGCCACGGTGCATGTGCTCACCCGGGGGGCGGCGGCCAGGCGGCTGGCGCGCGACCTGGGGGCCGCCTCGGCGCGGGACGCGTACGCGATGCCGCCCGAGCCGCTGGACAGCGCGATCCTCTTCGCACCGGTCGGCGATCTGGTGCCGGTCGCCCTGCGCGCGCTCGACCGCGGCGGGGTGCTGGCCATCGCCGGCATCCATCTGAGCGACATCCCCGGACTGCGGTACGAGAGCGAGCTGTTCTACGAGCGGGAGATCCGCAGCGTCACGTCCAACACCCGTGCGGACGCACGGGAGTTCCTCGAACTGGCGGTCAGGCACGGGGTGCGGGCCACCACCCACGCCTACCCGCTGTCACGGGCCGACCGGGCGCTCGGGGACCTCAAGGCCGGGCGCTTCGACGGCGCGGCGGTCCTGGTGAACGACGTCTCCTGA
- a CDS encoding ATP-dependent Clp protease proteolytic subunit: protein MYPSTAGPARDPLPRAEDREPATSRFDDQLAAQLLGRRIVFLGTEVNETSANRVCAQLLLLSEEDPRTDIGLYINSPGGSVHAGLAVYDTMRLIPNDVSTLAMGFAASMGQFLLSVGAAGKRYALPNARIMMHQPSAGIGGTTADIEIQAQNLDFTKRTIERITAEHTGQSAETISSDGDRDRWFTAEEAKEYGMVDAVVESLADLRPATARRRVGL from the coding sequence ATGTACCCGTCCACCGCAGGTCCCGCGCGGGACCCGCTGCCCAGGGCCGAGGACCGCGAGCCGGCCACGAGCCGGTTCGACGACCAGTTGGCCGCCCAACTCCTCGGCCGACGCATCGTGTTCCTCGGCACGGAGGTCAACGAGACGTCAGCCAACCGGGTCTGCGCGCAGTTGCTCCTGCTGTCCGAGGAGGACCCGCGCACCGACATCGGCCTGTACATCAACAGCCCCGGCGGCTCGGTGCACGCGGGGCTCGCCGTCTACGACACGATGCGGCTGATACCGAACGACGTGTCGACGCTCGCGATGGGGTTCGCGGCGAGCATGGGGCAGTTCCTGCTGAGCGTGGGCGCGGCCGGGAAGCGGTACGCGCTGCCGAACGCGCGGATCATGATGCACCAGCCGTCGGCGGGCATCGGAGGCACCACCGCCGACATCGAGATCCAGGCGCAGAACCTGGACTTCACCAAGCGGACCATCGAGCGGATCACCGCCGAGCACACCGGCCAGAGCGCCGAGACCATCTCAAGCGACGGCGACCGCGACCGCTGGTTCACGGCCGAGGAGGCCAAGGAGTACGGCATGGTCGACGCGGTCGTGGAGTCGCTCGCCGACCTGCGGCCCGCCACCGCGCGGCGACGGGTGGGGCTGTGA
- a CDS encoding ClpP family protease, with translation MGSYTIPNVVERSPQGERSYDVFSRLLSERIIFIGTEIDDGVANVVIAQLLHLESASPETEIAIYLNSPGGSYTSLMAIYDTMTFVRAPISTFCVGQAASTAAVLLAGGDRGRRFVLEHARVLLGQPASGGRQGTVSDLALQAQEMVRIRGQVEEVLSRHTGHEPALLRADMDRDKVFSASEAVAYGLADEVLSRRLVTV, from the coding sequence ATGGGGAGCTACACGATTCCGAACGTCGTCGAGCGGAGCCCGCAGGGCGAGCGGTCCTACGACGTGTTCAGCAGGCTCCTCTCGGAGCGGATCATCTTCATCGGCACCGAGATCGACGACGGTGTCGCCAACGTCGTCATCGCGCAGCTGCTGCATCTGGAGTCGGCGTCCCCGGAGACGGAGATCGCGATCTACCTCAACTCCCCGGGCGGCTCGTACACCTCGCTGATGGCGATCTACGACACGATGACGTTCGTGCGGGCGCCGATCTCCACGTTCTGCGTCGGCCAGGCGGCGAGCACGGCGGCCGTGCTGCTGGCCGGCGGGGACCGGGGGCGGCGGTTCGTGCTGGAGCACGCGCGGGTGCTGCTCGGGCAGCCGGCCAGCGGCGGGCGCCAGGGAACGGTGTCCGATCTGGCGTTGCAGGCCCAGGAGATGGTGCGGATCAGGGGGCAGGTGGAGGAGGTGCTGTCCCGGCACACCGGCCACGAGCCCGCCCTGCTGCGCGCGGACATGGACCGCGACAAGGTGTTCAGCGCGTCGGAGGCGGTGGCGTACGGGCTGGCCGACGAGGTGTTGAGCCGGCGCCTGGTGACGGTCTGA
- a CDS encoding RNA polymerase sigma factor SigF, with product MNTAVSRSEAGVMTKAAGTMTDDGPLPGIEQPRAVAPRDARELSRQFFNRLSTLEEGTHEYQYARNTLIEMNISLVRFAAGRFRNRGDDMEDIVQTGMIGLIKAIDRFDLSREVEFTSFALPYIVGEIKRFFRDTTWAVHVPRRLQELRVELAKAREELASRLDREPSVAELATLMNISHSEVVEAQIAANGYNSSSLDAALTGDGPEGGEAVLADFIGVEEEGLRLVEDFHALAPLMAELGERDRQIIHMRFVEEATQAEIGERLGCSQMHVSRLIKRIIARLREGMLGELGCA from the coding sequence ATGAACACCGCCGTGAGCCGGTCGGAAGCAGGAGTCATGACGAAGGCTGCCGGGACCATGACGGACGACGGGCCGCTGCCGGGTATCGAGCAGCCGCGGGCCGTCGCCCCGCGCGACGCGCGGGAGCTGTCCCGCCAGTTCTTCAACCGCCTCTCCACGCTGGAGGAGGGCACCCACGAGTACCAGTACGCGCGCAACACCCTCATCGAGATGAACATCTCGCTGGTGCGGTTCGCCGCGGGCCGGTTCCGCAATCGCGGTGACGACATGGAGGACATCGTCCAGACCGGCATGATCGGTCTGATCAAGGCGATCGACCGGTTCGACCTGTCGCGTGAGGTCGAGTTCACGTCGTTCGCGCTGCCGTACATCGTCGGTGAGATCAAGCGGTTCTTCCGTGACACCACCTGGGCCGTGCATGTGCCGCGCCGGCTCCAGGAGCTGCGCGTCGAGCTGGCCAAGGCCCGTGAGGAGCTGGCCAGCAGGCTGGACCGCGAGCCGTCGGTCGCCGAGCTGGCCACGCTGATGAACATCTCCCACAGCGAGGTGGTCGAGGCGCAGATAGCCGCCAACGGCTACAACTCGTCGTCGCTTGACGCGGCGCTGACCGGTGACGGCCCGGAGGGCGGCGAGGCGGTCCTCGCGGACTTCATCGGCGTGGAGGAGGAGGGGCTGCGGCTCGTCGAGGACTTCCACGCGCTGGCACCGCTGATGGCGGAGCTGGGCGAGCGGGACCGGCAGATCATCCACATGCGGTTCGTGGAGGAGGCCACCCAGGCGGAGATCGGCGAGCGGCTCGGGTGCTCCCAGATGCATGTGTCGCGGCTGATCAAGCGGATCATCGCGCGACTGCGCGAGGGCATGCTCGGCGAGCTGGGCTGCGCCTGA
- a CDS encoding VOC family protein yields the protein MATDGFTTCLWFDGQAEEAARFYVSVFEDARLGRINHYTEAGPGPEGSVITVEFTLRGQRFVGLNGGPQFTFTEAVSFQIHCADQAEVDHYWEKLTADGGEPGPCGWLKDRYGLSWQVVPDRLLAMTTDPDPQKAARAMRAMFAMSKIDIVEVERAYAGE from the coding sequence ATGGCCACCGACGGATTCACCACCTGCCTCTGGTTCGACGGCCAGGCCGAGGAGGCGGCCCGGTTCTACGTCTCGGTCTTCGAGGACGCGCGCCTCGGCCGGATCAACCATTACACGGAGGCCGGACCCGGGCCCGAGGGCTCGGTGATCACCGTGGAGTTCACCCTCCGGGGACAGCGGTTCGTCGGGCTCAACGGCGGCCCGCAGTTCACGTTCACCGAGGCGGTCTCCTTCCAGATCCACTGCGCCGACCAGGCCGAGGTCGATCACTACTGGGAGAAGCTCACGGCCGACGGCGGCGAGCCCGGCCCGTGCGGCTGGCTCAAGGACCGCTACGGCCTGTCCTGGCAGGTCGTCCCCGACCGGCTGCTGGCCATGACGACCGACCCCGACCCGCAGAAGGCGGCCCGCGCCATGCGCGCGATGTTCGCCATGAGCAAGATCGACATCGTGGAGGTGGAACGGGCGTACGCGGGGGAGTGA
- a CDS encoding VOC family protein: protein MAVQPEGTPCWADAMFTDLEGAKRFYHDVLGWTFGEERAEFGSYTQAYADGRAVAAVVPPMPGQEAPSQWCLYLASPDAEATAARIAEHGGTVLMEPMRLGGLGTMCMAREPSGAVFGVWQAGAQEGFEATAVPGAYCWAELLTREPERADAFLSAVFPYGSSQLQDDAVDFRVFDLGREPVLGRMRMTGEFPPEVPSHLNVYFAVGDCDAAVAKAGALGGVVRFGPTDSPFGRVAAISDPQGAHFSVIDITTTTGERPRATVVD from the coding sequence ATGGCCGTTCAACCTGAGGGAACGCCCTGCTGGGCCGACGCGATGTTCACCGACCTGGAGGGGGCGAAACGCTTCTACCACGACGTTCTCGGCTGGACGTTCGGCGAGGAGCGGGCGGAGTTCGGCAGCTACACCCAGGCCTACGCGGACGGCCGGGCGGTCGCCGCCGTCGTCCCGCCGATGCCCGGACAGGAGGCCCCGTCGCAGTGGTGCCTCTATCTCGCCTCACCGGACGCGGAGGCCACCGCCGCCAGGATCGCGGAGCACGGCGGCACCGTCCTGATGGAGCCGATGCGGCTCGGTGGCCTCGGCACGATGTGCATGGCGCGTGAGCCGAGCGGCGCCGTCTTCGGCGTCTGGCAGGCCGGTGCGCAGGAGGGGTTCGAGGCGACGGCGGTGCCCGGCGCCTACTGCTGGGCCGAACTCCTCACCCGCGAGCCCGAGCGGGCGGACGCCTTCCTCAGCGCCGTCTTCCCGTACGGGTCGAGCCAACTCCAGGACGACGCAGTCGACTTCCGCGTGTTCGACCTCGGCCGGGAGCCGGTCCTCGGCCGGATGCGGATGACCGGCGAGTTCCCGCCCGAGGTCCCCTCCCACCTCAACGTCTATTTCGCGGTGGGGGATTGCGACGCGGCCGTCGCCAAGGCCGGTGCGCTGGGCGGGGTGGTGCGGTTCGGGCCGACGGACAGCCCGTTCGGCCGGGTCGCCGCGATCAGCGACCCGCAGGGCGCCCACTTCTCCGTGATCGACATCACCACGACCACGGGCGAGCGGCCCCGGGCCACGGTCGTGGACTGA
- a CDS encoding TetR/AcrR family transcriptional regulator — MTVPTGRRERKKAATREKIADTALRLFLERGYDEVGIREVAAEADVAVTTVFSHFAAKEALVFERDADFERRLGLAVTGRAPGEPLLPALRLAVHDLVSHCTADGAAPIWRMIEGSPALREYEESMRLRHAESLAAAIAADPDLARTPTACRTIARFVIDAYAIGREAADPPAAVDEIFEMIDAAWAVTRPSR, encoded by the coding sequence ATGACCGTGCCGACCGGACGCCGTGAGCGCAAGAAGGCCGCGACCCGAGAGAAGATCGCCGACACCGCCCTGCGGCTCTTTCTCGAACGCGGCTACGACGAGGTGGGCATCCGCGAGGTCGCCGCCGAGGCCGACGTCGCCGTCACCACGGTCTTCTCCCACTTCGCCGCCAAAGAGGCCCTCGTCTTCGAGCGGGACGCGGACTTCGAGCGGCGGCTCGGCCTGGCGGTCACCGGACGCGCGCCGGGCGAGCCGCTCCTGCCGGCGCTGCGCCTCGCGGTCCACGACCTGGTCAGCCACTGCACGGCGGACGGTGCGGCGCCGATCTGGCGCATGATCGAGGGATCGCCCGCCCTGCGGGAGTACGAGGAGTCGATGCGGCTGCGCCACGCGGAGTCGCTCGCGGCGGCCATCGCCGCCGACCCCGACCTGGCGAGGACCCCCACGGCCTGCCGGACGATCGCCCGGTTCGTGATCGACGCCTACGCGATCGGTCGTGAGGCGGCCGATCCGCCGGCCGCCGTCGACGAGATCTTCGAGATGATCGACGCCGCCTGGGCCGTCACCCGCCCGTCCCGCTGA
- a CDS encoding class I SAM-dependent methyltransferase — MTELRRRFDEVAELYDRARPRYPPALVEELARVAGLGPGSRVLEIGPGTGQLTVPLAGYGCLITCVELGASMAAVARRRLSGFPRVDVVVSDFEGWEPPAEPYDLVVSATAFHWIDPAVRTAKAARALRPGGRLAVVATEHVAGGSTEFFARAQRCYERWDPAAPPGLRLLPSSRTATDTAEFEESPWYGPVTVGRFEQDIDYTTDGYLDVLLTYSNHRALEPAAREGLFGCLRELIDGSYGGRVTKRYLHGLIVAVRAET, encoded by the coding sequence GTGACGGAGTTGCGGCGGCGCTTCGACGAGGTGGCCGAGCTGTACGACCGGGCGCGGCCTCGCTATCCCCCGGCCCTGGTCGAGGAGCTGGCCCGGGTGGCGGGGCTCGGGCCGGGCAGCCGGGTCCTGGAGATCGGGCCGGGCACAGGGCAACTCACGGTCCCGCTGGCCGGGTACGGCTGCCTGATCACCTGTGTGGAACTGGGCGCCTCGATGGCGGCGGTGGCCCGCCGCCGGCTGAGCGGGTTCCCCCGGGTCGACGTGGTGGTCTCGGACTTCGAGGGCTGGGAGCCGCCCGCCGAGCCGTACGACCTGGTGGTGAGCGCCACCGCGTTCCACTGGATCGACCCGGCCGTGCGGACGGCGAAGGCGGCGCGGGCGCTGCGTCCCGGCGGGCGGCTCGCGGTCGTCGCCACCGAGCATGTGGCGGGCGGCAGCACGGAGTTCTTCGCGCGCGCCCAGCGCTGCTACGAGCGGTGGGACCCCGCGGCCCCGCCGGGGCTGCGGCTGCTCCCGTCGTCGCGGACGGCCACCGACACGGCCGAGTTCGAGGAGTCCCCGTGGTACGGGCCGGTCACGGTGGGCCGGTTCGAGCAGGACATCGACTACACGACGGACGGCTACCTCGACGTCCTGCTCACCTACTCCAACCACCGTGCCCTCGAACCCGCCGCCCGCGAGGGCCTGTTCGGGTGCCTCCGGGAGCTGATCGACGGCTCGTACGGCGGCCGGGTGACCAAACGCTATCTGCACGGACTGATCGTCGCGGTGCGCGCCGAGACGTGA
- a CDS encoding helix-turn-helix domain-containing protein, which translates to MSSHAPNEARVIPLRGPRTDRLPSQPRSAPRTEPLWRDVVGDVLRRERLTQERTLKDVADAARISMPYLSEVERGRKEASSEVLAAAARALGLTLADLLTLARGELTRSVSRSERSRSVPPAEPGRDASPVGRDRSLARRPGAAPAVPPYGGLCVAA; encoded by the coding sequence GTGAGCAGCCACGCGCCGAACGAAGCCCGGGTCATCCCCCTGCGCGGTCCGCGCACCGACCGGCTGCCGTCGCAGCCCCGGTCGGCCCCACGCACCGAACCGCTCTGGCGGGACGTGGTGGGTGACGTGCTGCGGCGGGAGCGGCTGACGCAGGAACGGACCCTCAAGGACGTCGCGGACGCGGCCCGGATCTCCATGCCCTACCTCTCCGAGGTGGAGCGCGGCCGCAAGGAAGCCTCTTCGGAGGTCCTCGCGGCCGCCGCGCGCGCCCTCGGTCTCACCCTCGCCGACCTGCTCACCCTCGCCCGGGGCGAGCTGACCCGAAGCGTGTCGCGGAGCGAGCGGAGCCGGAGCGTCCCGCCGGCCGAGCCGGGCCGGGACGCCTCCCCGGTCGGGCGGGACCGGAGCCTCGCCCGCCGCCCCGGCGCGGCCCCGGCCGTCCCGCCGTACGGCGGCCTGTGCGTGGCCGCCTGA
- a CDS encoding streptophobe family protein, with translation MSTGTPSGQAAVRHGWLQALVTVVAAALTMLVVASLGLWAAGAAGLPRGAFPPVVAATVVTAVGGSVELSGNAGSLAGTDAGLTVVPLSVSLAGALVVAAGFLRPLRRGAFRGAGGLILWAARIAVLWLLALAALGVAARHTFTLSLGDSVLGGLGDVFGLSPRVGFTAEVPRTLLFGLLWLAGVLVVALLVTRSAPLAGRLGRLREAARPLAYAMVALLLACVVLAGGVALVVAATRGRPAETFGVILLGLPNLAWLAFTLGLGATWDGRLTGPFGLPLPPVLEEVLRAPDLSTLDVRTLAAHDGRVWWLVVVDAMLVLAAAVLAAPRPPAGTAAWRHALRTAVALALTVLAVCLLGRVRAHWGLSVLGVGDLGGNLAGELLLRPRLWGALGWAALWGLVAGFLGALLARGARAARGRSGGT, from the coding sequence GTGAGCACCGGAACCCCTTCAGGTCAGGCCGCCGTCCGGCACGGCTGGCTCCAGGCGCTGGTCACCGTGGTGGCCGCGGCGCTCACGATGCTGGTGGTCGCCTCGCTCGGGCTCTGGGCCGCGGGTGCGGCGGGGCTTCCGCGGGGCGCGTTCCCTCCGGTCGTCGCGGCGACGGTGGTGACGGCGGTCGGCGGCTCGGTCGAGCTGTCCGGAAACGCCGGGTCGCTCGCCGGTACCGACGCCGGTCTGACGGTGGTCCCGCTCTCCGTGTCGCTGGCCGGGGCGCTCGTCGTCGCCGCCGGTTTCCTGCGCCCGCTGCGGCGCGGGGCGTTCCGGGGCGCCGGGGGGCTCATCCTGTGGGCGGCACGGATCGCGGTGCTGTGGCTGCTCGCGCTGGCCGCGCTGGGCGTCGCCGCCCGTCACACGTTCACGCTCTCCCTGGGCGACAGTGTGCTGGGCGGCCTCGGTGACGTCTTCGGCCTGTCGCCGCGGGTCGGGTTCACGGCCGAGGTGCCGCGGACCCTGCTGTTCGGTCTGCTGTGGCTGGCCGGGGTGCTGGTGGTGGCTCTGCTGGTGACGCGGTCGGCCCCGCTCGCCGGGCGCCTCGGACGTCTGCGGGAGGCGGCGCGGCCCCTCGCGTACGCCATGGTGGCGCTGCTCCTCGCGTGCGTGGTACTGGCGGGCGGTGTCGCGCTGGTCGTCGCGGCGACGCGCGGCCGGCCCGCCGAGACGTTCGGCGTGATCCTGCTGGGCCTGCCGAACCTGGCCTGGCTCGCGTTCACCCTCGGGCTCGGCGCCACCTGGGACGGCAGGTTGACGGGCCCGTTCGGGCTGCCGCTGCCGCCCGTCCTGGAGGAGGTGCTGCGCGCCCCTGACCTGTCGACGCTCGACGTGCGCACGCTCGCCGCGCACGACGGCCGGGTGTGGTGGCTGGTGGTCGTGGACGCGATGCTGGTGCTGGCCGCCGCGGTCCTCGCGGCTCCGCGTCCACCGGCCGGGACGGCCGCCTGGCGGCACGCGCTGCGGACGGCGGTCGCGCTGGCGCTCACCGTCCTGGCGGTCTGTCTGCTGGGCCGGGTCCGCGCGCACTGGGGTCTGTCCGTGCTCGGCGTCGGCGACCTCGGCGGGAACCTCGCGGGCGAGCTGCTGCTGAGGCCACGGCTGTGGGGCGCGCTGGGTTGGGCCGCGCTGTGGGGTCTGGTGGCGGGTTTTCTCGGCGCGCTGCTCGCACGGGGGGCGCGGGCGGCACGAGGGCGGAGCGGCGGGACCTAG
- the mgrA gene encoding L-glyceraldehyde 3-phosphate reductase, translating to MYTAHPDRYADMPYRRAGRSGLKLPALSLGLWHNFGPDRPVDTQRAILRRAFDLGVTHFDLANNYGPPPGAAESALGEALKADFAGYRDELVISTKAGYLMWPGPYGEWGSRKYLLSSLDQSLTRMGLEYVDIFYSHRPDPETPLEETMGALHSAVQQGKALYVGISNYSAEQTREAARILGELGTPLLIHQPRYSMLDRRPEDEGLLDALDELRVGSIVFSPLEQGLLSSRYLDGIPEGSRAASDSPFLNSDAVTEDLVGRLRALDEIATARGQSLAQLALAWVLRGGRVTSALVGASSARQIEDSVAATRNLDFDDEELARIDAIVKQ from the coding sequence TTGTACACCGCACACCCCGACCGCTACGCGGACATGCCCTACCGGCGCGCCGGCCGCAGCGGGCTCAAGCTCCCCGCGCTCTCGCTCGGCCTGTGGCACAACTTCGGACCCGACCGCCCCGTCGACACCCAGCGGGCCATCCTGCGCCGCGCCTTCGACCTCGGCGTCACCCACTTCGACCTCGCCAACAACTACGGCCCGCCGCCCGGCGCCGCCGAGTCCGCGCTCGGCGAGGCCCTCAAGGCCGACTTCGCCGGCTACCGCGACGAACTGGTCATCTCCACCAAGGCCGGCTACCTGATGTGGCCGGGGCCGTACGGCGAGTGGGGCTCCCGCAAGTACCTGCTGTCCTCGCTCGACCAGAGCCTGACCCGCATGGGCCTGGAGTACGTCGACATCTTCTACTCGCACCGCCCCGACCCGGAGACTCCCCTCGAGGAGACGATGGGCGCCCTGCACTCTGCGGTCCAGCAGGGCAAGGCGCTCTACGTCGGCATCTCCAACTACAGCGCCGAGCAGACCCGCGAGGCCGCCCGCATCCTCGGCGAGCTGGGCACCCCGCTGCTGATCCACCAGCCGCGCTACTCGATGCTCGACCGCCGCCCCGAGGACGAGGGCCTGCTCGACGCCCTGGACGAGCTGCGGGTCGGCTCCATCGTCTTCTCCCCGCTGGAGCAGGGCCTGCTCAGCTCCCGCTACCTCGACGGCATCCCGGAGGGCTCGCGGGCGGCGAGCGACAGCCCGTTCCTGAACTCGGACGCGGTCACCGAGGACCTGGTCGGCCGGCTGCGCGCCCTCGACGAGATCGCCACGGCGCGCGGCCAGTCCCTGGCGCAGCTGGCGCTCGCCTGGGTGCTGCGCGGCGGCCGGGTCACCTCCGCCCTGGTCGGCGCGAGCAGCGCGCGGCAGATCGAGGACAGCGTCGCGGCCACCCGCAACCTGGACTTCGACGACGAGGAACTGGCGCGCATCGACGCCATCGTCAAGCAGTAG